Part of the Zingiber officinale cultivar Zhangliang chromosome 6A, Zo_v1.1, whole genome shotgun sequence genome, TAAGGTGATGATTCTAAGGCTTTGCCTCAGTTATCTTAATATGGAAACTATTTTTCATATTGGCAGATTTATTCTGGACAAGAAAATAGGAATAGGCCAGCCCAAGCGTATTGAAAATGCAAAGATATTGGTTGCCAACACTGCTATGGACACTGATAAGGTGAAAATATATGGAGCTCGAGTTCGTGTTGATTCTATGGCCAAAGTTGCGGAGATTGAGGGAgcggagaaggagaaaatgagagaaaaagtgcAAAAAATCATTAATCATGGCATCAACTGCTTTGTCAACCGGCAGTTAATTTACAACTTCCCCGAGGAACTTTTTGCAGATGCTGGTGTTCTTGCCATTGAGCATGCTGACTTTGATGGAATCGAGCGGCTAGCTTTGGTGACTGGAGGCGATATTGCATCAACTTTCGACAACCCAGAGTCTGTTAAACTTGGACACTGCAAGCTCATCGAGGAGATAATGATCGGGGAAGACAAATTGATTCATTTTTCTGGTGTCGAAATGGGTCAGGCATGTACTATCATTCTAAGAGGCTCAAGGTAATCATGGTAACTAAACTAGCATCTGTCATCGTTTTATAGTTTCAAATGAAGTATCTTATTTCAGTTAACACTGTCTGCAGACGATTGTGATAGTTTTTTCCTTCCGTAGTTCCATCCAACTGTTTCACATTCCAGCTTTATCTCCGTTTACTGCCATAATTCATAGCGCTAAATCTAACTCTGTCCTGATTTTGCCTTTCCATATTTGTAGGACTCATCTACTTTTTAGATGCTGAGATTTTGGAGGGTTTTTATCATATAGAAACAATgatcatataattttttttggtaAATTCTTTCTAGTTCTCACGTGCTTGACGAAGCGGAAAGATCCTTGCATGATGCTCTCTGTGTGCTGTCTCAGACAGTTAACGATAGTAGGGTCTTGCTCGGTGGTGGTTGGCCTGAGATGGTCATGTCTAAAGAGGTAGATGAGCTTGCTCGTAAGACTCCTGGAAAGAAATCCCATGCCATTGAAGCTTTTTCTCATGCACTCCAAGCAATTCCTACCATCATAGCTGAGAATGCTGGTTTGGACAGTGCTGAACTAATCTCTCAGCTTCGAGCCGAGCATCACAAGGATACAACTAATGCTGGAATCGACGTTATATCTGGTGGTGTAAGTAGAGTACGGGAGATACTTCCACAGTTAACATTGCAGTTTCTTGAATTTCCCTCTCTGTTTACAGGTTGGCGATATGGAGAATCTAGGAATATCAGAGGCCTTCAAAGTAAAGCAAGCTGTGCTTTTGTCAGCAACTGAGGCCACCGAGATGATATTAAGAGTAGATCAGATCATCACTTGTGCTCCTCGAAGAAGAGAGGATAGAATGTGATCTTGATTCACTATCACAGCTCAGGTTTTAATCTTAAGTTTCATCATCAATAGCATGCTAGAAACTTGTTTTTAACGGGATGCACTTTCAGGAGCAATTGAACCAATCTTCTACGTGACTTGTGTTTGTGTCTGTCTCGGCTGTTTAATTTGATGGATCAACATTTGTGTTTCTTAATTTTGGCAAGGAATTCTCAGTTGTGATTAGCTAATTGACCTCTTTATTTAGACTAATATTTTACCAAAATTTGGAAACTCCAATCACGATAATATCTCCATCTAATATTTTAAGGCATATTCATTGAAGAGTAATTTTTGACCCATATGATCGTTCTCTTTTAAATCGAATGCATCTATTGGTTCTTGTATTGTTAAGGATTTTCTACTAAAACTTGCTACGAAATGATTTGTAAATTAGTTTGTGGCACCTTCTTAGTCTTTTTGACATATGGTATTATACTgggaaaacaaaataaataaataaggggAGCCTTTtcataaacaaaattatcgagATACATTTTGATAAATTACTAATTATGAAAGGTATATTTTACTGAAATGCTCAAATTTGTTTTGTTAGTTCTTGCCCGTACCAAATACTAAGGCCAGGCGAGTTGCAAAAGGAACTCCCGAAGCGGAGGCTTCCGCTTGTCAACGGTGAGGTGAGGCCGTGGCAGGGAAGTGTAACCGTCAGGATAGGGACGTCATGGAGACGCGATGCGCACTCGTTGGTGTCGATGGAATCATGGAAGATGCTTCCCTCGGACTTTTAGAGGGTGATACGGTGTCTGGATTCCAGggtaaatttatatatatttatctcCCTATTTACATATTTTGCTCCTGATGTAAgtttaatagttttatttatttttaagtgCTTGATATATTTTTGAGTGTTTGAAAGATGTTTTGTATGGAAGGCACAATGAAACTATTATATATcaattttaaatcatgatttcaCATCATGAAGCATTAAAATTTCAatgtaaaattattttgaaattatatgACATTGAACGTATTTCTGGTTAACACTCCTTTATGCTATGTCTccaccttctaaagtaaacacatagtttGATGCAGACTTACTATTAttcctatctgattagaagtcggaatccgtgtaactcacaggaAACAAATCTCTGTttggtaaactagtatataatcttTAGTTCTTCTCAGatattttaatatatgttttactgcagtccaatgtccctgtcctggattactttgatatctgctaaccatgctcacggcaaaacagatatccggtttgttgtataacatagcatacattaggcttcttacagctgaagcataaagaacgtccttcatttcttctatctcttttgatgtcttcggagacatcactttagataaagatactctatgcctaaaaggtagaaaatctttcttggagtcttgtatgctaaaacgagctaggatcgtatcgatatatgaagcttgggataagcacaacattcttttcttgcaatctcttattactttgatcccgagaatatgtgcacattctcccaagttcttcatatcgaattgcttggacaatcatatccttacttctgacaacactttgatattgtttccaactaacaaaatatcatctatgtatagtacaagaaataccaccacgtttccatcacacttcttgtatacacaagactcatccgaacactgaataaatccatacgactggattacttcatcaaaccgaatgttccaagaccttgaagcttgctttagtccataaatagaccgattgagcttacatactagatgctctttgctctttgcaataaacccttctggttgcttcatatggatgttttcttcaagacttccgttaaggaaagctgtcttgacatccatttgccaaacctcataatccatatgagcagtaatagataagagtatccggatagacttaaacatagctactggcgaaaagatttcctcataatcgattccctctttctgagtataccccttcgcaacaagccttgctttgaaggtttccatcttcccgtctgtccctctcttccttttgtagatccatttacatccaatagcttttacactatttgatggttctacaagctctcatactttgttagaatacatagattctatttatgaattcattgctctttgccaagatgctgcatctttatcttggagtgtttcgtcatatgttcggggatcaggttcatgtttacctgggatcaagtccgacgactctcccaaaaacatgaatctttcaggttacctaacaaccctcccactacgacgaggcactgtctgttgttgtgtattatttgtgatacgtgttgcagtttcttgtgatatttcatcttgcactgttggtactaaagtaggcgtgtcctctcgcatttcttctagaataattccactcatgggcttatggttcattatataattttcctctaaaaatcaagcattgatactaacaatgatcttctaatttttaggattataaaataaaccacctttcgtttttttaggatatcccacaaacagacaaacttctggatgtgattccaacttgtcagtgtctcccttcagcacatgtgctagactaccccaaatccgaatgtgtttcagactaggcttacgtgcattccataattctatgggagtaaagggtactgatttagaaggtaccatattcagaatgtacactgctgtttcctgagcatatccccaaaacgtatttggtaattttgaataactcatcatcgatctaaccatttcgataagagtcctattccttcgttctgccacatcattctgttggggtgtatcggGTGTAGACAATTGGGGTTGAATcctagcctctgataagtaattcctaaactctccaaagaggtattcgccaccacgatcagaccgtagtgtcttgatacttttaccatgacgtttctccacatcagccttgtactctttgaacttatcaaagcattcagacttgcggtggatcaagtaaatgcacccatatctcgaataatcatctataaaagagataaaatattcgaaaccacctcttgctggATAGACATataaccacataaatcagaatgaaccagttccaacacatctttggctctataccccttggccttaaaaggtctcttggtcattttaccttccaagcaagattcgcaagttggaaagttttccaacactaatgaacccaagagtccatcggctattagcctttgaattctactcaagttaatatgatcaagccttagatgccaaagatatgtttgattcatttgtgaaggttcctttctcttattagaattagaagatgcgctattaatttccatttgttactttatgggagttattggatttagagtatacaaattgccaactaatgtaccagaacagataattatcCAATTTTTCTTGACAATCACTTTGTCAttaaaagaaacagtatatccatccacaaacagtttagaaattgaaattaaattctttttaaaagttagtacataaagataatttctcaaaatcaaagttatatttctatcgaatgataagtagacatctcccactacaacagccgtcactttcgtagcattacctatgtagacggttatctctccctcaaatagtcgccgggtttcctggaacccctgcaatgtattgcagacatgatcagtggctcctgtatctacacaccaggtgctggtagataacatcgctaaacatgtttcaactactagagaataagatatacctttattgttctctctcctacgaggacaatccaccttccaatgtccccactgcttgcagatgaagcactttctcTTTGGCTTCTTCGATCCAGCTTTTGATCCAATAtctagagatctattcaccttctttgctgaatcagcctgtttcttcttcttcttgtctttcgacttagaagtagaaacattttcaacaaagtgaatctgagaactatgacgaaatataccttctgctgcctgaagttctgtcagaagttccgccaacgtataagcccttttgttcatgttatagttcaggcggaactattcaaaacttctgggtagcgtttggagaataatatcgatctgggtttccccatcaatttcagctccaaagatttgtattccgttcaaataagccatcatctttaggatatgatcccttacgggtgtcccctctgacatggtggctgtcattaattttttcattgcctcttgcctagcaacccaattctggtgtccgaagagttccttgagattgttcatcatgtcataagcagttggtaagtcctgatgctgatgttgcagcacatttgacattgaagccaaaatgtaataccgtgccatctcatctgcctttacccatttcttatgatactcaatctcctcttcactagaatcactattaggcacattagggcagacctctaacagtacaaacttatagccttcagcagttaggacaatgtccaggtttcttttccaatctatgtaattagggccactaagtttgttctctttcagtataatagccaatgggttgaaagtcatcctaagaatcacaaaaaaaacttttggtcaagactctaaatttagaataatattgattcctcaaacaatattatttaaatttaccaacacctcaaaacactgtgaattttgtatgccatgttagtgtggacgtatacaaattcaaacatttgtaagaggaggttgtacccattaattttattatcttatcatcctaactttatgacaaataaaattaatagttggttttcctttggtcatgcaaaaaatagcagtgactccattggggaggatactattgaatgcatctaagtgtataccattacttgatacttagtctattaaataggattgtgccccttcagttggagaagatcacatgctcctaaataatttcctataatcatccatttaggaagtttgacctggtgatctgcaaacaaactcatccgttgtggagagaAGCACTCAGAGTTAAcacacaagtttgttgcatcacttacaaaccagtaatggagaccgtggaatttatttactaatccctctcccacttagttatttaagatgaggattttatcatgcacacacacatcacagcaaataaaagcaataaatatggaaaaataattttccaactattatggtcttttccatcactgtcctccgtgtgctgccaaccctagctactgccatctttagccatcgcaattgggtctagtcgtcgcatctatcttgcttctttttccactgcgtctctggtcctcaaacagcaccacgcctcgtaaggatacgatccgcgacaaaaatagaattttacatttatcgatcctatattccacgaaggaatgcacatgtaatctagattgaaataaagatgtaaaatcctaaaactaatacatctcctgctgtatttaatacatacaatcatgcacacacataaaatgccctcgacatgtccgagggttcaATCAtacacaatcacattagggtcataatagttggatctaggatgcctgcaaccacagagttaaatctatttgcacatcttactattatcctgcctaaaatatgtatgacatgtgcataattaaattgaaaaccaaacacacagaggcaaatcctagctttgataccaattgttggttgctaatcagaatatcataccggttcccctgtacaaaaatttgtacaagtcctgaacctttcctaacaacctattgtgttaaatttggaatcacaaacaaaacttaacattattgattccaaatttaacttatctgttcttagaggtttagacttggatcgcaaacgatacttaacattattaatccaaatccacctatgttacaaatttgattaaatatttatttaagagatcggcttctaggttaaacatggcgaggcacgatgttttcttggatatgagatcatccaccacttcctagacaaagtctttcaacgaaattcaatatttaatctccttatagtaaccctaggtttaaccattaagaacaatcgaatcacaagatcgaaaaacaaaagaaacataaaatcgaaacataaattcgatagtcTAGAattattagcctcttgtgtttggtatttcaagatctaaacaaaagaataaactagttatgatgcggaaactaataactagttataccttttgtagcttatagacctcacaatcttctattgtattcctcttcttatctcagacgtcgtgtgggcgacgatctaccaagacgagaatccacccaagcctccttcttctccttgcaagtttcagcgaccaacaatctccttgagatgaagaactttggccaccaaccaagctccaaggaattgatgccgctggccaccaaagaagaagaaaagtaggagaggaaggatgagggtcggccaccaccaaggaagagaggagaggaataataaatGTGTTATtttgtgaggcacctctaccctctcttttatattccttgatcttggcaaataagaaaagttttaaatataattaaaacttccttatgtTCCTTGCCTAtagctaataaggaaaatttaattaaattttcctcttATCCATCTTGTGGTAGGCCCCTACatgtcctccaaacaaggaaagttttaaacacaaaaaattaaaacttcctaatttatttccataatttttttaaaataaaaaattctcttttaaaaattcctttcatggttggttataaaaggaaacttttataaatgaaaatctctctattaaaacatgtggatgatttcaaaaaggaaagtttcctccaaaattaaaatcctccttttaactacaaataaggaaagatatcaaacctttctcttaatcctttgtagaaactataaaaggaaaaattttattttaaaattctcttttaaatcatagcttccacataaggaaagattttaaaaaattaaaatcccttttattttaattgtggccggtcaccttagcttgggttccaagctagggccggccaccacttgatcccatctaaccttggtttggccggccctagcttgggctccaagctaggcttggccggccaccttaaggtgggtaagaagttggatttaggtgggtataagaatttataaataagaggctacgacagggaccgagaggaggaattggttttggtctctcgatgaacttaagcttcccgtattcgccccgaacacccaactcgagttcatcaataataactcatactactaaagagttattattgcactaccacaccaatcccatattactatatgggctccttcttatcatgagtgtgttagtcttcctgcgtttaagatatcgaatgcccactaattaaatgagttactgacaactcacttaattaatatctaactccaagagtagtaccactcaaccttatcgtcatgtcgaactaagtccacctgcagggtttacatgacaatccttatgacctcctcaagggggcatcgtcaacctagattactaggacacaatttcattctataatcaataacacaccatataaataatatcatttcccaacttatcgggcctattgatttaacgagctaaatcacaccctttgatatattaaataaataaatattaagtatatgtgcttgttattatatcatgattaagagtacacacttccataataacagaggtattgttcttttatatagtcagtataaaaagataccgcctcaaatggtcctgctcaatatacttagagtgtaccagtgtaattttataatcaagataaactaataccaaattatactacaacttattctaatggtttgttcctatccagcttagtcgtgagctattatttataatttataagaaactgataacatgattttctgtgtgtgacaccacacaccatgttatctacaatataaattaattgaataactacacttagcatataaatgtagacatttgaccaatgtgattctttatttcaaaataaatgtttacaaaaagctaggcttttagtatacactctaacaagctcCCCTAGggcacctgcctagaatccactaggacttttgcctaagaacacttaggactttccttcaagttcaatcacacttgttagatcacaagacatcttaacttttgaaccctttactattatcaaaactcaggttcgatcatctggtgctccctacaccaatAGTAAAGTCTATATTCCTTAATAgatttatcaaagaagaggtttatgtaaatcaacccctTGGATTTGAAAACCTAGACCAACCAAACCATgtccttaggttaaagaaagctttatatggattaaaacaagcacctaaggCTTGGTATGAACTACTATCAACATAACTtatatctaaagggtttaaccaatGCCAAATATACCAAATcttatttgttaaaatattaaaaaaaaaaggatatttttatagcataaatatacatagatgacataaactttggctcaactaatacaaatttttaaaagaatttattaaattaatggaaaatgaatttgaaatgagcatggtaggagaatttaatttttcattaagattacaaataaaataaataaaagagagaaTTTATGTTTATCAAATAA contains:
- the LOC121996301 gene encoding T-complex protein 1 subunit beta-like; this encodes MVNTWLLKDEATEEKGDRARMASFVGAMAIADLVKTTLGPKGMDKILQSTGRGHNVTVTNDGATILKSLHIDNPAAKVLVDISKVQDDEVGDGTTSVVVLAGELLREAEKLVNLKIHPMTIIAGYRMAAECARNALLQKAKDNKQDPDRFRSDLMKIAMTTLSSKILYQDKEHFAKLAVDAVLRLKGNTNLESIQIIKKAGGSLKDSFLDEGFILDKKIGIGQPKRIENAKILVANTAMDTDKVKIYGARVRVDSMAKVAEIEGAEKEKMREKVQKIINHGINCFVNRQLIYNFPEELFADAGVLAIEHADFDGIERLALVTGGDIASTFDNPESVKLGHCKLIEEIMIGEDKLIHFSGVEMGQACTIILRGSSSHVLDEAERSLHDALCVLSQTVNDSRVLLGGGWPEMVMSKEVDELARKTPGKKSHAIEAFSHALQAIPTIIAENAGLDSAELISQLRAEHHKDTTNAGIDVISGGVGDMENLGISEAFKVKQAVLLSATEATEMILRVDQIITCAPRRREDRM